A stretch of the candidate division WOR-3 bacterium genome encodes the following:
- a CDS encoding 4-fold beta flower protein — protein sequence MDEVPIYGRHGKAVYRLCGNVFYDFLGKPRGFLVGKTIYDLKRQHRGFYVRMVVRDRMGKVVGYAEDARVEGLQLPFVDIPPVPYRNLPAPELPTDLADLECPALPPLWSVMRLENLLV from the coding sequence ATGGATGAAGTTCCTATCTACGGCCGCCATGGCAAGGCGGTTTACCGACTGTGCGGCAATGTCTTCTACGACTTCCTTGGCAAGCCAAGAGGCTTCCTCGTCGGCAAGACGATATACGACCTAAAAAGGCAACACCGTGGTTTCTACGTCAGAATGGTCGTCCGCGACCGGATGGGCAAGGTCGTTGGCTATGCTGAAGACGCCCGGGTTGAAGGTCTCCAGCTGCCGTTCGTAGATATCCCGCCGGTTCCCTATAGGAACCTACCTGCGCCTGAGCTTCCGACCGACTTGGCCGACCTTGAATGCCCGGCCTTGCCACCGCTGTGGTCCGTCATGCGGCTCGAGAACCTTTTGGTCTAG
- a CDS encoding carbohydrate ABC transporter permease: MHRLGLNKLPIHLLLILGSVAMVLPFFWMVSTSLKTPLEALRFPPTWFPSSPQFQNYVEVFRQIPLWRYMGNTLLVTFATLAGVLVTGLFAAYAFARFRFFGREVLFMVFLALMMIPLPVYLVPSYMILFRLGWIDTYLAMIVPWVVNIFGIFLLRQHFRQLPQDLFDAARIDGCSRFSTLFHVVIPLSKAPLVTIAVFNVIGSWNSFFWPLIVTHSDTIRPLQVGLAYFSREQSTNYTLLMAATTMAIVPLVLLFFVAQKQIIQSQARSGLKE, from the coding sequence ATGCACAGACTGGGTCTGAACAAACTGCCGATACATCTCCTACTTATCCTTGGAAGTGTCGCAATGGTTCTGCCTTTTTTCTGGATGGTCTCTACTTCGCTCAAGACTCCGCTCGAGGCGTTGCGGTTTCCTCCCACCTGGTTTCCTTCGTCTCCGCAGTTTCAGAACTACGTCGAGGTGTTCCGCCAGATTCCGCTCTGGCGCTACATGGGTAATACCTTGCTTGTCACCTTCGCCACGCTTGCCGGAGTGCTTGTCACTGGTCTGTTTGCGGCCTATGCCTTTGCGCGTTTCCGTTTCTTCGGTCGGGAAGTGCTGTTCATGGTCTTTCTGGCCTTGATGATGATACCTCTGCCAGTGTACCTGGTTCCATCCTACATGATACTGTTTAGGCTCGGCTGGATTGACACATACTTAGCGATGATTGTGCCCTGGGTCGTGAACATCTTTGGCATTTTTCTGCTGCGACAGCACTTTCGGCAACTGCCTCAGGACCTGTTTGATGCGGCCCGGATAGATGGCTGCTCGCGGTTCTCTACGCTATTCCATGTCGTTATCCCGCTGTCTAAGGCGCCACTTGTGACTATCGCCGTGTTCAATGTCATCGGTTCTTGGAACTCGTTTTTCTGGCCTTTGATCGTTACGCACTCCGATACCATCCGTCCGCTTCAAGTTGGTCTTGCCTACTTTTCTCGCGAACAGTCCACGAACTACACGTTGCTCATGGCCGCGACCACAATGGCCATCGTGCCGCTGGTTCTCTTGTTCTTTGTTGCCCAAAAGCAGATAATTCAGTCTCAGGCCCGCAGCGGTCTCAAGGAGTGA
- a CDS encoding sugar ABC transporter permease — MTYGVSRLSSRSHLRETLSAYFYLLPAVLVLAVFRILPIVLSVRVSLYDWGMAGARAFVGFGNYLAVLQDPVFWKSLLNTGWYMALEVPATLVLSLVIAVLLNQKIRALGVYRTIYYLPVVTSIVAVSVVWRWILHPDRGLLNYVLSWVGLHGLRWLQDPRGLIQLVVGDTTNQLPYALRGPSVALCSLVMMGVWKGLGYNIVIFLAGLQNIPGTYYEAARIDGATRFRLFRSITWPLISPTTYYVLIMSSIVAFEAFAQVWIMTGPPAGGPLSTTKVVMYYFYENSFELWRLGYGASIAFFAFLIILGLTIFQRTVLERRVHYG; from the coding sequence ATGACGTATGGCGTCTCCCGTTTGTCTTCTCGTTCTCATCTGAGGGAGACGCTTTCTGCTTACTTCTATCTTCTCCCCGCAGTTCTGGTACTTGCCGTATTTCGTATTCTGCCGATTGTTCTATCGGTTCGGGTCAGCCTGTACGATTGGGGCATGGCCGGCGCTCGTGCTTTCGTCGGTTTTGGTAACTACCTTGCCGTGCTTCAGGACCCGGTATTCTGGAAGTCGCTATTGAACACTGGCTGGTACATGGCGCTTGAGGTTCCGGCCACTCTTGTGCTATCACTTGTCATCGCCGTCCTGCTCAATCAGAAAATCAGAGCCCTTGGTGTGTATCGAACAATCTACTATTTGCCGGTAGTGACCTCGATTGTTGCAGTGTCGGTTGTCTGGCGTTGGATTCTGCATCCTGACCGGGGGCTTTTGAATTACGTTCTGTCCTGGGTCGGTTTGCACGGCCTGAGATGGTTGCAGGACCCTCGTGGCCTCATCCAGCTTGTCGTTGGCGATACTACAAATCAGCTGCCGTATGCTTTACGCGGTCCATCGGTCGCGCTGTGTTCGTTGGTTATGATGGGTGTATGGAAGGGTCTCGGGTATAACATCGTGATTTTCCTGGCCGGGCTTCAGAATATCCCAGGCACGTACTACGAAGCAGCTCGGATTGACGGTGCGACACGGTTCCGACTGTTTCGCAGCATCACATGGCCGTTGATTTCGCCTACAACCTACTACGTGCTTATCATGAGTTCGATTGTTGCGTTTGAGGCTTTTGCCCAGGTCTGGATAATGACCGGTCCACCGGCCGGCGGACCGTTGTCCACAACCAAGGTGGTGATGTACTACTTCTACGAGAACTCGTTTGAGCTCTGGCGCCTAGGCTATGGCGCTTCCATCGCCTTCTTTGCGTTTCTAATCATCCTGGGTCTGACTATCTTCCAGCGCACTGTCTTGGAGCGCAGGGTACACTATGGATGA